GCACTCCTCCATTGTCGATATTGAAGCGAGGCAGGGCAGCGATCGCATCTACAACAGCCAAATCACGATTGGAGCGCAGTTGCCCAAAGACCGTAAATCCACCATTTTGAGCATCCAAATTGGCCGAATTGTCGTCAAGGTTAAAAAACCACTGGCTGGTGGCGCTATTGGGATTGCCATCGACCTTAGCCATGGCGATCGTGCCCCGGAGGTTGGAGCGATCGCTGCTGAACTCATTGACAACCGGCGGATTGGTGGGAATAGTGGCAATTGGAACGGTAGACGGTGCAGAAAAGTCATCCACCGTAAAGCCACCCCCCTGCACAATGAAGCCAGGCAACGATCGATGGATAATCGAATTGACATAGGCCCCATCGTTCACATAAGTCTGAAAGTTTTGCACTGTTTGCACAGCTCCGCCCCCGGCTTGGTCAAACAAGACCACCTCCGCCACACCACCCCCTAGGGATGTGTCATACAACACAAAGCGAGCTACCAATCCCGTTGTCAGCGGATCATCGAAATTATTGCCGAGATTAATCAAGCGGTCGGGGGCATTTTTGTCCGCATTAATATCCCTTAACGGAGTTACCGTAATCGCCACAGGCATACCTCTCGCAACTGTTGCACAACACCATGCTCATGGATAATTTAACCTAGTTCTGCCACAATCGATCGCAACGACTCCAGGATTCTACTGATATGCCAGCCACACCTAGTCCCCGTACTATTCTCGAAACCCTGCTGCCCCATCTGCGGGTGGCCGCCCGCTATGCCCATCAGATTCAAACCAGCATCGTGGCTCTTCCTGACAAGG
The genomic region above belongs to Candidatus Obscuribacterales bacterium and contains:
- a CDS encoding peptidylprolyl isomerase, which translates into the protein MAITVTPLRDINADKNAPDRLINLGNNFDDPLTTGLVARFVLYDTSLGGGVAEVVLFDQAGGGAVQTVQNFQTYVNDGAYVNSIIHRSLPGFIVQGGGFTVDDFSAPSTVPIATIPTNPPVVNEFSSDRSNLRGTIAMAKVDGNPNSATSQWFFNLDDNSANLDAQNGGFTVFGQLRSNRDLAVVDAIAALPRFNIDNGGV